The sequence below is a genomic window from Paenibacillus silvisoli.
CGAATACCGAAAGTCCAACGTTAATTACGGTTATGTGCCTTTCCCTAAAGGCCCGCAAGCGGTAGACTATTCCGTACCGATGTCAGGTCCTGCCGCGTGGTTCATACCGGTCGGAATAAAAGATCCGCGGATCGTGGCAGACATTTACGCGGAGTTGAAGGATGTGCCCAGCGCGGAGGAATATCCGGGCCAGGATTGGATGGAGCAGAAGCTGCTGCGTCAACAAGATATTGATATTTTCAAAGAAATGGTTCCGAAGCAATCGTTGATTTACACCTTTAACGCTTACCCGGATTTCCCGTTCTATAAGTTGGTCACGAGCGTCGTGAAAAACCAAGTATCGCCGGCAACGGCAGTCGAGCAAGTGAAGCAACAAGCGCAGTCGTCGATGGATAAAATACTGAAGATTCCTTAAGCACGCAAACTTGCGTGCTTTTTCTTTAACCCCGCCTAGTTTATCCATCTAGTTTCATGAGAAGACTTGAATATAACATTCGCCTCGTGCGCTATATGGAGATCTATGAAAAATATTACATTCAAAGCGTTAGCGATCACCAACGAAATCGATCTGAACAAAATCGCCATCCACATCGGTACGCCAAAGAAATATACGTGGGAACAGCCCCTCATCATCCGCGAGCATGAGCTGAAGCATATTTACAAGACGCCGGTTCGGGAACTGCAGCAGGTGCTTGTCTTTTCCTTTGGCAGCGTCGTCTTCGTCAATCATGCGCGTGCCGAGGATATCCATTTCTTCCTCAAATTCATTCAATCGTTCGAAAGGGATATCGATCTCTCGCAAGCGGAGACCTTCACGGACGATTACAGCCTGCGGATCGAAGAGATCGAAAGCATGGAATTGACGGACGAGTATGTCGTCGTATCGGAATATGAATTTTTCTTGCCCGAGTTGATCGCTACGGTGTTGGCCAAGTCGGTGGCGCTGGAAAGGGCGGAGCTGCAGCTCAGCCACATTCAAGACAATTTGGAGCATATGATCGACCGGCTGGAGAAAGGAAAGCTGAGCATCGGAAACAAAGAATTGGCGAGGACAACGGCCAAGATCGTCCGTCATGAGTTTAACACGCTCGCTTACATTATGATTTTGGACAAGCCCGAGGTTACGTGGGCCCATCATTCGGCCAGCCAGTTTTACGATGCCATGTTGAATTTTTTCGAACTGAACGACAGATACAAAATTTTGAAAAGCAAAACGGATATTCTATATCACATTACCGATGGATTTACGAACATCAGCCATTC
It includes:
- a CDS encoding RMD1 family protein — protein: MKNITFKALAITNEIDLNKIAIHIGTPKKYTWEQPLIIREHELKHIYKTPVRELQQVLVFSFGSVVFVNHARAEDIHFFLKFIQSFERDIDLSQAETFTDDYSLRIEEIESMELTDEYVVVSEYEFFLPELIATVLAKSVALERAELQLSHIQDNLEHMIDRLEKGKLSIGNKELARTTAKIVRHEFNTLAYIMILDKPEVTWAHHSASQFYDAMLNFFELNDRYKILKSKTDILYHITDGFTNISHSIRGLFVEWIVVILIVIEVVITILQIVGWVPSH